The Drosophila nasuta strain 15112-1781.00 chromosome 2R, ASM2355853v1, whole genome shotgun sequence genome segment cagtatatatatttagtatatactattATCTACATTCCTCGACGTTATAGTACAGTATACAGTAAGTAGTATATATActtagtatatagtatataccatattCCTCGTTTTTATAAAAAGGGTATACTtgatatactatactatagtAATAGTATATACCGCATATAGTATActtgatatactatatagtatatagtatattcttcAGTATACTAGGTACATACTATATTCCTCGTTTTTATAGcattttatatatgaaaataaatttttagtaCTCTTTCGAAtgcattattttaatatacggAGTAAGAGGATTTCTATTTTCACATTTGCTTATTTTACGACAACTCCGAGAATGTTGTCAATTGAAAGTTGTCGACTTGTAGACTTCAGAGTGCGACACACATAGCAAAATACATACacttaacatacatatactttcATGATAGGtattctttttgattttttactTGGCTAAATTCAACAAAGCACGCTTTTCCTAATGTAGCAGCcagcacataaaaataatataaaacacacaaagaACCGCAGCAAGAAGACACATCCATAAGTGAacgtgtggttgtgtgtgtgtgtgtgtgtatcgacaactgtgtgtgtttgcgtgtgtgcgtTTTTGATGGGGCGCTTCTAACGTTGTGGTTtcattttggcatttggcaaaGCGCAAAATTCATTCTTatagaaaacgaaaaacagaacaaaaaaaaaacgaaacgaaacgaatagAAAACAccaaactaaactaaaactcTAAACTGATCTGAAGTGAGCTGCACAAAGCAAAACCCCAACTTCATCTCCCCACTCCCCTAATTCGCAGTTTTAACCCAAAACTAAACCGAAAAaccagcaacagaaacaaaaacaaaacaagagcaaaagcagcggcagcagctgaaaTTGTTAACCTTTTGGGGATATCAAGCATTTACGATTCGCAACCAaaccaacagccaacagccaacaaccaAGCAGGCcaagcagacagacagccaaaggcggcagcagcagcagcatttaagtttttatcagaacaaaataaagttttgcTGAATCCGTACAGTGCCATcaaccaacaacaagcaaggaaaaaaataaagaaacaacaactgaaGGAGCTAAGCAGAAGCCACAAGTGCGCGAAGTGCCCAAAGGACGCTCGAGGACTTAAAGCACAATTTCTACTTCTTCATTTTCATCCATTCTTATTCGACTTATTTCtttcttctgctgttgctttgcttgGACAAAGTTTTGTATCCctttcaatttgatttctgTCGGAGTACTTTCAAAAGGATTTAAGCAGCAGTAGCCCAGGTGAGAGCCCTTTCAAtcccatttgccatttgccccgcttcgatttcgatttcggcGGATGATGACGTCTAGACACGTGTCACATCATTtccgcagcggcagcaattaaatgcaaatcaaatgcgccaactgACAGCTGGCTTAGAAGCCATAAACGATTTGTCATGTGTGTCGAATTTGATTTGCAGACGACAGCTGATTGACCCTTGCCCTTCCTTCCTTTCTCACCTTTTCCCCTTCACAGTCTTCACAATGAGCAATCGCAAGCATCGAATTGACCCCCAAATTGCGTCGCCCTCTCGCTCCCGTTCCCGCTCCCAATCCCAAGCCAAGGGGAAACATTTCAGCAGGTCCAAGACTAAtaatacaacagcaactaaTGCTCGACTAACTGGCCTCGAAGACCTCGCGCAGTTCGACAATGATGGCATGCCTTTTATACTTGTGGATGCCATGTGCACGAGGAATCGCCAGCAACTGAATCTGGCGTTGACCAAGTGCGAGAAGCGACGCATGAAGTGGATACAACGGAAATGCTGTGTGCTGCCCCTGCTGAAGTACATGAAGCCAGCGATGCGGGCAGAGCCGACGACTCCCGAAGAGAAGGATGCCAGAGCTCAGCTCGAGTTCGACGAGGATCTCAAGCAACTTTGCATCACGGAGCTAACGGAGGAAGAGAATTATCATAGAGAAGGAACGCAGACGCCTCTCGGACATTCTGCGAGTTCCGAAAATCTATTACAAAATACTCCTAGGCTCAAGGAAATATGTTCACAGTTGGAGGAACTACGCCTCAAGCAAATGGAGGAATCTCCAAAGCTGAGTTCACCTCTAATGCAATGCGATCGACCCAAGTTCTTGCGTCAAGGCACATTCGATGTGAAACGCGATGATCGGCTGTCCAGAACTCCTTTTGGCGGCTCAAAGAGCAGCTGCCTCGTCCATCCCATTAGCAACTCGAGGGACAGCTCCATAGGTGACAGACAACTGATGCAACCTCGGCTTAGCAATTCACGTCCTAAATTACACAAGATGAAGAGCTCGACCTGCTTATTCAAGAACAACTGCGAGTGGAGAAAGAGCTTTAGAGGAGAACAATCTGTCTATGTTCCCAGGGCAGACACTTTGCCAAGAGTCACCAACGCAATCGGGGATCTACAGCGGGAGAAACCACCAAACACTCCCATGGTGGGCAGCTTAGAGAGCTTTGCTACTTGTGTAAATATTCGTGCTCTGCACGACAATGCTCCAGAAAGATATCCTGCCAGGGTATTGGATGCTGATCGATCTCAAATTCAATCTTTATCCATTCAGCCCAAGTCGCGCAGCTTTCTCAGGTTGTTTAAGAAAGACAAAAACTGATCGAAGGACGTCGAAAGGGATTTCTCTATATTTAACTTGAAGACTGACTTTGAATTCTTGCTGATAAAAGTTTCCTCTTTACGGCAGCTTCTTTGGTGCTTGATTCATTTCTTTCGCACAATAAAAGTAGAAAATTGACATTAACTATCTAGAAACTCTTGTGATTAGTTCACCCTCGCTCATTGCCGAGTTGAGTTTTTGTTCAAGTCGCACTGGATAAACTGTGGCTGTACACTTTAGCCAAGTTTGCCTGTGGCCTGAGGGGTTGCCTAATTGGGATGCCTAATTGCTTCTTGCGCTTTACCTGCCACGGAATTGTCGCACTTTCAGTGCATATTTCCGTGGCGAAGCTGGCGAGAAACTGGGGCAGGGAAACAGAGGGGACAATGTTTGGATAATTGTAGCAAAAGTGCTTTAAACTTTTCCttagcaatattttgccttgaGCTCGAATTTAAAGTGCGTTTGTGTTCGCTTTCCCCTCGGTCCAGCTGTGGCAATGCAGCTTCTCACACTTCCGGAAGAGAAAAGGGCCCCTATCAAGTTTTTGCCAGATTTGCCAAAATGTCAGCCAAGTGGTTGGCAtgtctgttgctgctgctgctgtcgaggCCTCGCTCACTCGCATTCTCTGAGGACAGAAGCCCGGGCAAAAATCATTTGTGAGTCCAGCTCGTTGGGACTCAAATTGCAAGATTGACTGCTGCTCGGCTGAGCTGCTGGCAGCAGCGAGCAGGCAGCAAAAGGACGAAAGGATGGGATGGGATGGGAGAACGAAAGGGTGGCAGGGACACAAAAGTTTCAATTAGATTTAATGAAATCACAAACAAAATTTCTCTGCGGAGTCTGTGTTCTTTGAGGCTTTGTCAATGAGTTTGgccaacaaaaccaaattataaacaacatCTAAATTAATGCCAACGCTCCTTAGGGAGGCGTGGCAGCGGTCGCCTCaaagcgacagagagagagcgcgaaAAAACCCGACaactttttgcaattatttgacatttttttcactctctccctgtgtgtgttggttttcCATTCTCGCATGCTGCCAAATACATTTCGTGATTTACTGCGAGCCTAAACAGGAAACTGCTGCGAGGCAACGAGAGGGGAGTTGTGTATGGAAAATGGCTATAGCAGGAAAACAATCCACCATCATAGCCGCCATTACCAGTTGCCAAGCTACACACAGCTGTCAGGCTGCTGCCACAAGCTGCATGCAGCAGCCGTGTTGAGTGGGCGTTacataaaatttgcaattagaTTTGGTAAAAAAGCAGCCGCAGCATCCGCGAgctgtgctctgctctgcccCCAAACCAATGTCAGTTGCAACTAGGCAGccaaatttttaatgcagaAAGTTTAATCGCAACGACGGCGCATTTCCGGCGTTTGTTGGTTTTAGACTGCATTtcctgcaacagcagcagcaacactccGCACAGCACAGCGCAGAGCAGACAGCAGCTTATACACTGGAGAGAACTAGAGAGTCCACAGCTCGCGGCATCATCAAATTTGCTGCTTAACATTAACCAAGGTtggagaaagagagcgagagagggagaggagagagagaggacgAACAACGACCGCAGGCCACACAACGGCATCGCCATCGTTGTGGCCAGCGACAGCAAATCCGTTTCCCTGGGGCTTTAATTGCTGCCACATTCCTCGGGAATTCTGTTTGACCCCCAACTGAGGCCAGGATGCACTTTCACTTCGTCGGCCTTTGAGTGTTGTCGAGAgagattaaataaatttttcattaGCTCATTTTGTATATGTTTCTGCGGTTGCCTCTTGCCCTCAACCAGCTGCTGAACAGCTAAGCAGCTGAGCAGCTTGAAGCAGCTCTTAGCTAAGCAGCGACCTGGATTTAGCAAGTGAATTTTATCGAGCTTCCACGGCTAAGAAGAAAGTTTTCTTTGTGATGTATGCGAGGATTATGGCAACACAAAGCGAACTTTTGCTTTAGGTAGGAAATACACTACTTTATAGTTCAATTTACATATGTCAAACGAGGAATTTGTTCAGTTAAGAAATGGATTCAGCAGTAAAAATTGCCAATCATTGTGATGGCCATAAATCGTGGCTAACCTCGATATGTTGCACATTTATTCAGCTGCAAATGAACATAAAACTTGTCACATTTGCAACGCTTTCGCCCAGCGTTTGTttcattgcaaataaataagtcACGCAATTAGAATGAACTATAATAATTACACAATAAATATTGCCAACCCAGAGGAGAGATGGAGTTAGTTGCTTGCCTCTCTTGTTGCAtctacaaatgaaaataaattgcaacttGGTCGCGTGCTGGGCGCTTTTTTCGGGTTTCGCTTCCGTCGCTTGCCACGTCGCTAATGGCGATGGCCGAACTATGTACGTCGGGGGGTTTGGCCCACGTTTACATATTTGAGTACTTAGTTGAGCACTTGATCAGCGAGTGGGCGAGttctgtgcatgtgtgtgtgtgggtggcaagattaataaaatttattatcattgCGATAGTGCAAGGCAAACAGACCAACAAAGAAACAAAGCAGCAAATACTCCATGCAACTGTGTGAGAGAGCACTAAAAACCAGCTGGGAAAACATATCAAAATGAagtaaaattcattttacaacacacacacacacacacacccatccacacacatacagagagagcAACTGAGACAGAGTCAAACCAAAATTGCAGTGCTGCAGGATTTGCCTTGAGATCCAACTGCTGGCAAAACGGAAGTTCGACGCCCAAGTGGCAGCCGCGATAATAGTGCTCGGCATGTGTGCTGAAATATTAGCATATAAACATACAGAcccagagagagggagagtgagagagagggagagacacTCACGTGCTGCTGCAAGTGTGAAGGAAGAACTTTTGACTGGAGCAGCGTCGGTGCTATCTGGAGacacataaatatgaaaatgcagGCGGCAACTCGAGAGAGCTCTGAGCACACAATATAGCATAGAGCGGGGGTGAGGAAGAGGGTGAAAAGTGAGCACCTAGGCGCGCTGAGTGCTGACTGAAAAGGCGttatgccacgcccacttacacacacccacactcaGCAAATAACAAGagaaaaaagtatgaaaaatatattcgagtgtgctcgactgtgagataccagctattaattataaaatataccaaatttatataccacaaaaatactacaaatataccaacgacAATATTAGGAATTTTTATAATAGCAttacatgcaaaatatgccaaattaatataccacaaaaataccaaatatatactgTGTTGgtaaactatatttggtaaattgaCATAGtgctacattaaaaatataccattctaattttaaaaatacaccgaattaatataccgcaaaaatactaaaaatgcaCAGAaggctatattcggtatattagtacagtactacattcacaatatatgccaaattaatataccacacaaatactgaaaatatactgtgttgttatactatatttggtaaattgaCATAGTGCtacattacaaatataccattataaatataaaaatataccgaattaatataccacaaaaatactaaaaatacacagaaggctatatttggtatattagtacAGTACTACATTCACAATATAtgccaaataatataccacaaaaatacgaaaaacataccaaagactatatttgctatattaatatagtaatagATTTACGATATACCGTACAgcgtaaaatataccagattaccagccaaagcaactaaaacgGATTTAATACTGACAGACGCATAtgactgatcaagaatatatataattttaggGGTCGGCGATGCCtctacatttcctgcaggcacaaattCATAATACCCCTCTACCcaatgggtatcgggtataaaaaagtgCAACAGAGTCGAGCTATGCTGTagcatttgaatattattgtCGCGCACATACGACATGCGAGCTGTGGAGCTTAGGTCCTGGACAGGACAGAACCGTTGCCCGACAGACCCAACAGacagcagctacagcaacaataaacacATTAGATGCGGCACTCAGTATTTAATGGTGTTTGTGCGAAATAATAGCCCGAGTAGAACTcattgctgcagctgcaccaacagcagcagcatcagcagcagcagcagcaggaccCAAGAGTCGCTCCTCTTGGCGccgtaaattcaaattaagtCGCCCAACTTGCTGACAGTTAAAATCTTCGTAACAAAAATGTGGAGCACAGCCAGAAAGCcgagcatcagcagcagctggcgatGGCAGAAGGAATAGGAGCAGGAGCATGAGGAGATCAGCTGCAggcgtctctctctctctctcactcgctgtctgtctgtttgtgtgtcaTTTGTGGGCAAATGCTCAAGTGTTAGTTAGAAGTAGTTTGTTTGAAGAGTGAACACAGTTAGCATTGAATTTATTGCCCCAAAAGAAAGCACACCACAATTGCAGATGGATTAAGTGCGATTTCGGTGAAGCAATGCAAATGCCTTCAtttcgatttaattaaatatctaGCCAAGGCCAACAAAATGTCCCCAAGTTT includes the following:
- the LOC132786602 gene encoding uncharacterized protein LOC132786602 — translated: MSNRKHRIDPQIASPSRSRSRSQSQAKGKHFSRSKTNNTTATNARLTGLEDLAQFDNDGMPFILVDAMCTRNRQQLNLALTKCEKRRMKWIQRKCCVLPLLKYMKPAMRAEPTTPEEKDARAQLEFDEDLKQLCITELTEEENYHREGTQTPLGHSASSENLLQNTPRLKEICSQLEELRLKQMEESPKLSSPLMQCDRPKFLRQGTFDVKRDDRLSRTPFGGSKSSCLVHPISNSRDSSIGDRQLMQPRLSNSRPKLHKMKSSTCLFKNNCEWRKSFRGEQSVYVPRADTLPRVTNAIGDLQREKPPNTPMVGSLESFATCVNIRALHDNAPERYPARVLDADRSQIQSLSIQPKSRSFLRLFKKDKN